A region from the Mucilaginibacter sp. CSA2-8R genome encodes:
- a CDS encoding vanadium-dependent haloperoxidase, translated as MKILAVSLLFCLNLVSSAFAGRSKTLPEHLSMQRPIHAISMVMMHDVISPPVAARYYAYTMLGAYQIVSAYSQSIPDASRFTKNFHTTLNKDKYPDADYQVAAAYCVLEAGKLLLPSGYTLQEEQDKYVALLKKQKIKDEVIKQSVAEAVDMAAQILAFSKTDNYFGLSTRLRYTPVKGEANWYPTPPTYMEAVEPNWATIKPIMIDSSGQFKAIPPAPFSKDKNSEFYKLANEVYTTSKTATPEQINIANFWECNPFTVVTSGHMMIGFKKLSPGGHWMNIGLIAAAKRRLNFDQTVELLTLEGATLMDAFICCWKEKYASNRIRPETYINRYIDLKWSPLLQTPPFPDYTSGHSIISAASAEVLTYLLGDNLAYLDDSEVPYDVAPRNFTSFRQAAKEAAVSRLYGGIHFRDSIDNGYEQGVRIADYLIAALKKAGIQPITNIKS; from the coding sequence ATGAAAATATTAGCTGTATCCTTATTATTCTGCTTAAATCTGGTATCATCAGCCTTTGCAGGGCGCAGCAAAACGCTGCCCGAGCATTTATCTATGCAGCGTCCTATTCATGCCATCTCTATGGTAATGATGCACGACGTGATTAGTCCGCCGGTAGCAGCCCGTTATTATGCCTACACTATGCTGGGTGCTTACCAGATCGTATCGGCCTATAGTCAATCGATCCCTGACGCTTCACGGTTTACCAAAAATTTTCATACCACACTCAACAAAGACAAATACCCGGATGCCGATTACCAGGTTGCCGCCGCTTATTGTGTATTGGAGGCTGGCAAACTGCTGCTGCCATCAGGCTATACCTTGCAGGAAGAGCAGGATAAGTACGTCGCCTTGCTAAAAAAGCAAAAAATAAAGGATGAGGTGATTAAGCAATCTGTTGCCGAAGCCGTTGATATGGCCGCACAGATTTTAGCTTTTTCAAAAACTGACAACTATTTTGGTTTAAGCACTCGCCTGCGTTATACACCCGTTAAGGGTGAGGCAAACTGGTACCCTACTCCGCCTACTTACATGGAGGCGGTAGAACCCAACTGGGCTACCATTAAACCCATTATGATTGATTCGAGCGGACAATTTAAGGCCATACCGCCAGCTCCTTTCAGCAAAGATAAAAACAGCGAGTTCTATAAACTGGCCAACGAGGTTTATACCACCTCAAAAACTGCCACACCAGAGCAAATCAATATTGCTAATTTTTGGGAATGTAACCCATTTACGGTAGTCACCTCGGGCCACATGATGATTGGCTTTAAAAAGTTAAGCCCCGGTGGGCACTGGATGAATATCGGTTTAATTGCCGCTGCCAAAAGGCGCCTCAACTTTGACCAAACGGTTGAGCTGCTTACCTTAGAAGGCGCTACCCTGATGGATGCCTTTATTTGCTGCTGGAAAGAAAAGTATGCCAGCAACCGCATACGCCCCGAAACCTATATTAACCGCTACATTGATTTAAAGTGGAGTCCCTTGCTGCAAACGCCGCCCTTTCCGGATTATACCAGCGGGCACAGCATTATCTCAGCTGCATCTGCCGAGGTATTGACTTACCTGCTTGGCGATAACCTTGCTTATTTAGACGACTCGGAAGTACCTTATGATGTGGCACCGCGCAATTTCACCTCCTTCAGGCAGGCCGCTAAAGAAGCAGCAGTTTCGCGCTTGTATGGCGGCATACACTTCCGCGACTCAATTGACAATGGTTATGAGCAAGGCGTACGCATTGCCGATTACTTAATTGCTGCCTTGAAAAAAGCAGGCATACAACCTATTACCAACATTAAATCTTAA
- a CDS encoding glycoside hydrolase family 3 N-terminal domain-containing protein, with protein sequence MKFMSLRKKKRALSQVLLFTCLTASSALYAQNKPAYLNEQLPVDTRVKALLSELTLAEKANLLGYNSKAIPRLNIPAYNWWNEGLHGVARAGQATVFPQAIGMAATFNPDLLKQVATVISTEARAKYNLAMQQDRHLMYMGLTFWSPNINIFRDPRWGRGQETYGEDPFLTSRMGAAYVNGMQGNDPQHLKVSATAKHFVAHSGPEATRDEFNALADEKDLRETYLYSFKYLVDRGVESVMTAYNRVNGEPNSTSKKLLNQILLKEWGFKGHVVTDCGALDDVYLRHKVLPNAVQTAAAAIKAGINLDCSSILQKDVEEAVKQKLLTEKEVDAALAKVLKTEFKLGFFDDKSSSPYYSYGADSVANDAHTALSRKVAAQSMVLLKNANNLLPLKPNSYSSITVLGTNASSLDVMAGSYHGVNSRMVDFVEGITGAVGVTTRVEYDLGSNYTDTTHFGGIWAAGNSDLTVAVIGLSPVLEGEAGDAFLSPTGGDKPNLDLPAGNIAFIKALRKGNPKKPVIAVITGGSDVDLSSIEPYVDAIIMAWYPGQQGGNALADILLGKVSPSGHLPLTFYKSVKDLPDYNSYSMKNRTYRYFNGAVQYPFGFGLSYTTFNYAWKNQPKPNYTVNDNIDITVQLSNTGAMDADEVVQAYIKYPNAERMPLKELKSFKRLSVAKGQSAEAILSIPVKELMKWDLTNHRWKLYPGQYQVVIGSDSQTEKLSGSFTIK encoded by the coding sequence ATGAAGTTTATGTCATTGCGTAAAAAGAAGCGGGCATTATCGCAGGTGCTCCTTTTTACCTGCTTAACCGCATCATCTGCGCTTTATGCTCAAAACAAACCCGCTTATCTTAATGAGCAACTACCTGTTGATACGCGGGTAAAAGCTTTATTATCCGAGCTTACCCTAGCCGAAAAGGCCAACCTGTTGGGCTATAACAGCAAAGCAATCCCACGCTTAAATATACCTGCCTACAACTGGTGGAACGAAGGTTTGCATGGTGTTGCACGGGCCGGGCAGGCTACCGTGTTTCCGCAGGCTATTGGCATGGCGGCTACCTTTAACCCCGATTTGCTTAAACAGGTAGCTACGGTGATCTCAACCGAGGCACGGGCTAAGTACAACTTGGCTATGCAGCAGGATAGGCATTTGATGTACATGGGATTGACGTTCTGGTCGCCTAACATCAACATATTCCGCGACCCAAGATGGGGACGCGGACAGGAAACTTACGGCGAAGACCCTTTCTTAACCTCGCGCATGGGTGCTGCCTATGTAAACGGAATGCAGGGCAATGACCCGCAGCATCTCAAAGTATCGGCCACGGCCAAGCACTTTGTGGCCCACAGTGGTCCCGAAGCTACCCGCGATGAGTTTAATGCACTGGCCGACGAAAAAGACCTGCGCGAAACCTATCTCTATTCTTTTAAGTACCTGGTTGACCGTGGTGTGGAATCCGTGATGACGGCGTACAACCGGGTTAACGGCGAACCTAACTCAACCAGCAAAAAACTGCTAAACCAGATACTGCTAAAAGAATGGGGTTTTAAAGGCCACGTAGTTACCGACTGCGGTGCTCTTGATGATGTTTACCTGCGACACAAAGTGTTACCCAATGCTGTACAAACCGCTGCCGCCGCTATTAAGGCGGGTATCAACCTGGATTGTTCAAGCATCCTGCAAAAAGATGTGGAGGAAGCTGTGAAGCAAAAATTGCTTACCGAAAAAGAAGTGGATGCAGCACTGGCTAAAGTTTTAAAAACCGAATTTAAGCTGGGTTTTTTTGATGATAAGAGCAGCAGCCCATATTACAGCTATGGTGCCGATAGCGTGGCCAATGATGCTCATACTGCACTATCCCGTAAAGTTGCCGCACAAAGTATGGTATTGCTTAAAAACGCTAATAACCTGCTGCCGCTTAAACCCAATAGCTACTCCAGCATCACCGTGTTGGGTACCAATGCCTCATCATTAGACGTGATGGCAGGAAGCTACCATGGAGTCAACAGCCGCATGGTTGATTTTGTGGAAGGCATTACCGGTGCGGTTGGCGTAACCACCCGCGTAGAATACGATTTAGGCTCTAACTATACCGATACTACTCACTTTGGCGGTATCTGGGCAGCCGGAAACAGCGATTTAACCGTAGCCGTTATTGGTCTTTCGCCAGTATTAGAAGGTGAGGCAGGTGATGCATTTTTGTCGCCAACCGGTGGTGACAAACCTAATTTAGATTTGCCTGCAGGCAATATTGCTTTCATTAAGGCCCTACGTAAAGGCAACCCTAAAAAGCCGGTGATTGCCGTTATTACGGGTGGCAGTGATGTTGACCTAAGCAGTATTGAGCCTTATGTAGATGCCATTATTATGGCCTGGTACCCCGGTCAGCAGGGTGGCAATGCTTTGGCTGATATTCTGTTGGGCAAAGTGTCGCCATCTGGCCACTTACCGCTTACCTTTTATAAATCAGTTAAGGATTTGCCCGATTATAACTCTTACAGCATGAAAAACCGCACTTACCGTTATTTTAATGGTGCGGTACAATATCCTTTCGGTTTTGGTTTGAGCTATACCACGTTTAACTACGCCTGGAAAAACCAGCCAAAACCCAACTACACGGTTAATGACAACATTGATATTACCGTGCAGCTAAGCAACACCGGCGCGATGGATGCTGATGAGGTAGTACAGGCCTACATTAAATACCCTAACGCTGAGCGCATGCCGCTTAAAGAACTGAAAAGCTTCAAACGCCTAAGCGTAGCTAAGGGGCAAAGCGCCGAAGCAATCCTAAGCATCCCGGTAAAAGAACTGATGAAATGGGATCTGACCAATCATCGCTGGAAGCTCTACCCCGGACAATACCAAGTGGTTATAGGCAGCGATTCACAAACAGAAAAACTAAGCGGCAGCTTTACTATTAAATAG
- a CDS encoding family 20 glycosylhydrolase, whose translation MRRIFFLACFLILAMCVNAQTNVPAFNAGNLRIQWEVLQNSYNGKAQFKSVLRFTNGGGQAMPAGGWKIYFNFARQIVPESVEGPVKIEHLNGDFFCLSPKEGFKGLNTNATLEVPFLAGAWVVNFTDAPEGFYYVADQTPEVTTPILNFSQVTSTKPEQLQRSAGDQVAVVTPQLVYQQNQGIKDVPASSLPLIFPTPANYQTGGQPFLLTAQTIVSADKAFATESAYLKAELAKIFKSNVGSGQVGIHKAISLRKVTGMGNEAYTLKVNADGVVITATTGAGAFYGIQSLKSMLPAQAWTGKSKMLSLPAISVTDEPRFAYRGMMLDVARNFHSQKEVMRLLDLMSMYKLNNLHFHFSDDEGWRLEIPALPELTSVGAKRGHTLTNTDHLQPAYGSGPSVSNPDGTGYYTKAQFIELLKYATARHINVIPEVESPGHARAAIKSMDARYNRLMKAGQQAEAERYLLRNLQDKSVYSSVQHWDDNVIDVSLPSAYNFMETVTDEIIKMYREAGAPLKTIHFGGDEVPAGVWAKSPSVQKLLASAGAPKTTDDLWYYYFGKINDMLKARSLYPSGWEEAGLRKVQSGNAKKQVPNPDFAKENFHLYVWNNVLGWGSEDLAYQLANAGYPVILSCVSNLYFDLSYQKNFYEPGQYWGGFLDVDKPFKFIPYNYLKNITETSMGAPVAASAWASKEKLSEAGKANIMGIQGQLWSEEAEGDERTEYLLLPKLLGLAERAWAKDPAWAAESDTQKADEQYNIAWSQFCNILGKRELPKLNYINQGYLYRIPTAGVLAENGAVKANVQFPGFTIRYTTNGTEPTVNSTVYTVPLTEKGNYQFRVFTESGRGGRSVGVTN comes from the coding sequence ATGAGAAGGATATTTTTTTTAGCCTGTTTTTTAATACTCGCCATGTGTGTTAACGCGCAGACTAACGTTCCGGCGTTTAATGCGGGTAACCTGCGTATACAATGGGAGGTGTTGCAGAACAGCTATAATGGAAAGGCCCAGTTTAAATCGGTATTACGTTTCACGAATGGCGGCGGCCAGGCCATGCCGGCCGGTGGCTGGAAAATTTACTTCAATTTTGCCCGGCAAATTGTACCCGAATCGGTTGAAGGCCCGGTAAAGATAGAACACCTCAACGGCGACTTTTTCTGCCTGTCGCCCAAGGAGGGTTTTAAGGGATTAAATACCAATGCTACTTTAGAGGTGCCTTTTTTAGCCGGTGCCTGGGTGGTTAACTTTACAGATGCGCCCGAGGGGTTTTATTACGTAGCCGATCAAACACCTGAGGTAACTACACCCATCCTTAATTTTAGCCAGGTAACATCTACCAAACCCGAGCAGTTGCAGCGCTCCGCGGGCGACCAGGTTGCTGTAGTTACGCCGCAATTGGTGTATCAGCAAAATCAAGGTATTAAAGATGTGCCGGCAAGTAGCCTGCCACTCATATTCCCAACACCGGCAAATTATCAAACCGGCGGTCAACCTTTCTTACTTACAGCGCAAACTATAGTATCAGCAGATAAAGCCTTTGCAACAGAATCAGCTTATTTAAAAGCAGAACTTGCTAAAATCTTTAAAAGCAACGTAGGGAGTGGTCAGGTAGGTATACACAAAGCCATCAGTCTGCGTAAGGTTACCGGTATGGGTAATGAGGCTTATACGCTCAAAGTAAATGCGGATGGTGTAGTGATTACGGCAACTACCGGTGCCGGTGCTTTTTATGGCATACAGTCATTAAAAAGCATGCTGCCAGCCCAAGCCTGGACGGGTAAAAGTAAAATGCTTAGCCTGCCTGCCATTAGCGTAACCGACGAACCGCGTTTTGCTTACCGGGGCATGATGCTGGATGTTGCACGCAATTTCCATTCGCAAAAAGAGGTAATGCGACTGTTAGATTTAATGAGCATGTATAAGCTCAACAACCTGCATTTTCACTTTAGCGATGATGAGGGCTGGCGGTTGGAAATCCCTGCACTGCCTGAGCTAACCAGCGTAGGTGCTAAGCGTGGGCATACCTTAACTAATACAGACCATTTGCAACCAGCTTATGGTTCAGGTCCGTCGGTAAGCAATCCAGATGGTACAGGCTACTATACCAAAGCGCAGTTTATTGAATTGCTGAAATATGCCACAGCCCGGCACATTAACGTAATACCCGAAGTAGAAAGTCCGGGCCATGCACGTGCGGCCATTAAATCCATGGATGCCCGTTACAACCGCTTGATGAAAGCCGGACAGCAGGCAGAAGCCGAACGTTACTTGCTGCGTAATTTGCAAGACAAATCGGTTTATTCGTCGGTGCAGCACTGGGATGATAACGTGATTGATGTTTCGCTCCCATCAGCTTATAATTTTATGGAAACCGTAACGGACGAGATTATAAAAATGTACCGCGAAGCTGGCGCGCCTTTAAAAACCATCCATTTTGGTGGCGACGAAGTACCCGCCGGTGTTTGGGCCAAATCGCCGTCTGTACAAAAGCTGTTAGCCAGCGCAGGTGCACCTAAAACCACCGACGATTTATGGTATTACTACTTCGGTAAAATAAATGATATGCTTAAAGCACGTAGCTTATACCCTTCGGGATGGGAAGAAGCCGGTTTGCGCAAAGTACAGTCAGGGAATGCTAAAAAGCAGGTGCCTAACCCCGATTTTGCGAAGGAGAATTTTCATTTATATGTTTGGAACAACGTGCTGGGCTGGGGTTCTGAAGATTTGGCTTACCAGTTAGCCAACGCCGGTTACCCGGTTATCCTGTCGTGCGTAAGCAATTTGTATTTCGACTTATCTTACCAAAAAAACTTTTATGAGCCCGGCCAGTATTGGGGAGGCTTTTTAGATGTAGATAAGCCTTTTAAATTTATCCCCTATAACTATTTAAAAAACATAACCGAAACTTCCATGGGCGCACCGGTAGCGGCATCGGCCTGGGCATCGAAAGAGAAATTAAGTGAGGCAGGTAAAGCAAATATTATGGGTATACAAGGCCAGTTGTGGAGCGAAGAAGCCGAAGGCGACGAGCGTACCGAATACCTATTGTTACCCAAATTACTTGGCCTGGCCGAACGCGCCTGGGCTAAAGACCCGGCTTGGGCTGCTGAATCAGATACGCAGAAAGCCGATGAACAATATAACATCGCCTGGAGCCAGTTCTGTAATATTTTAGGTAAACGTGAGTTGCCTAAACTCAATTATATTAATCAGGGCTATCTGTACCGCATACCAACGGCCGGTGTTTTGGCTGAAAACGGCGCAGTGAAAGCCAATGTGCAGTTTCCGGGTTTTACCATCCGGTACACTACCAATGGTACTGAACCTACCGTAAATAGTACAGTTTATACCGTTCCGTTAACTGAAAAGGGCAACTACCAGTTCCGGGTATTTACTGAGTCGGGCAGGGGAGGCCGCTCGGTTGGGGTGACAAACTAA
- a CDS encoding GH92 family glycosyl hydrolase gives MINFSSIKGKAALLTLAASVTGFCAIAPAMAQVKPQTGLTRYVDPYIGTGFHGHVFLGANVPFGAVQLGPTELGPAKGKDGWDWCSGYHISDNNIVGFQHMHLSGTGIGDLGDVSIMPTTGPVKVMKGTFEDVQSGYASPFSHEDETARAGYYAVKLKRYNIGVQLTATTRVGFHEYTFPKSEQSHIIIDLEQGIGWDHPVKTYIKQINDTTIVGYRYSAGWAKDQRIYFTALLSKPIKSFAVYDSVATKPGTALEGVKVKGVLNFKTTAGEKIYIKVGISPVSIENAAANIKAELPGWNFNKTVASADAAWNKELQKVQLKTADERKKKVFYTAFYHTMIAPSVFNDYNGDYWGTDKKVHRNEGFNNLTTFSLWDTYRGANPLFTVLQPERVNDVINSFLAIYKQQGSLPVWHLMGNETYCMVGYSAVPIVADAILKGYKGFDVNLAYEAMKTTAMQDIRGTSFVKKLGFIPADSTAESVSMGLEYAVADWSLAQVAKKLGKQDDYAYFSKRGQYYQKYFDPKAGFMRGRLSETAWRTPYNPFTSIHEHGDFTEGNGWQYTFMVPQDVEGLIKLLGGDKGFNQKLDSLFIAKGDMGARASNDISGLIGQYAHGNEPSHHVTYMYAYSGQPWKTAEKVRYIMKNFYTTKPDGIIGNEDVGQMSSWYVFSALGFYPVNPANGNYVFGSPLFDEASIKLPGGKSMRLVTRNNSDQNIYIQKVTLNGKAYPKSYITHADLTQGGELVFEMGNKPNATWGTAPQDRPYSAKP, from the coding sequence ATGATTAATTTCTCTTCTATAAAAGGTAAAGCAGCCTTACTAACGCTGGCAGCCTCGGTAACCGGTTTTTGCGCCATCGCTCCGGCTATGGCACAGGTTAAACCGCAAACAGGGCTTACCCGGTATGTAGATCCGTACATCGGAACAGGGTTTCATGGCCACGTTTTTTTAGGTGCAAACGTGCCGTTTGGCGCTGTACAATTAGGCCCTACCGAGCTTGGTCCGGCTAAAGGCAAAGACGGCTGGGACTGGTGCTCGGGCTATCATATTTCAGATAATAATATTGTGGGCTTTCAGCATATGCACTTAAGCGGTACCGGCATCGGCGATTTGGGCGATGTGTCTATCATGCCTACCACTGGCCCGGTAAAAGTAATGAAAGGTACTTTCGAGGATGTGCAAAGCGGCTATGCATCGCCGTTTAGCCATGAAGATGAAACGGCCCGTGCCGGTTATTACGCCGTTAAACTAAAACGTTACAATATCGGTGTGCAATTAACGGCTACTACACGTGTGGGTTTCCACGAGTATACTTTCCCAAAATCAGAGCAATCGCACATTATTATCGACCTGGAGCAGGGTATAGGTTGGGACCATCCGGTAAAAACCTATATCAAACAAATCAACGATACCACCATCGTTGGTTATCGTTATTCTGCCGGTTGGGCTAAAGACCAGCGTATTTATTTCACCGCTTTGCTATCCAAGCCTATCAAAAGCTTTGCGGTGTATGATAGCGTAGCTACCAAGCCAGGCACTGCTTTAGAAGGTGTGAAGGTAAAAGGCGTTTTAAACTTCAAAACCACTGCCGGAGAGAAGATTTACATTAAAGTAGGTATCTCACCGGTGAGCATCGAAAATGCAGCCGCCAATATAAAAGCCGAATTACCGGGCTGGAATTTTAATAAAACCGTAGCCAGTGCCGATGCGGCTTGGAATAAGGAGTTACAGAAAGTACAGCTTAAAACAGCCGACGAAAGAAAAAAGAAGGTTTTTTACACAGCGTTTTATCATACCATGATAGCGCCTTCGGTATTTAACGATTATAATGGCGACTACTGGGGCACCGACAAAAAGGTACACCGCAATGAGGGTTTTAATAACCTTACCACATTCTCGTTATGGGATACTTACCGCGGAGCAAACCCTTTATTTACCGTGTTGCAGCCTGAGCGGGTTAACGATGTCATTAACAGTTTTCTGGCTATTTACAAGCAACAAGGCAGCCTGCCGGTATGGCATTTAATGGGCAACGAAACCTATTGTATGGTGGGTTACAGCGCCGTGCCTATTGTGGCTGATGCGATTTTAAAAGGCTATAAAGGCTTTGATGTGAACCTGGCTTACGAGGCCATGAAAACAACAGCCATGCAAGACATCCGCGGAACCAGTTTTGTTAAAAAGCTGGGTTTCATCCCGGCAGATAGCACAGCCGAGTCGGTATCTATGGGTTTAGAATATGCCGTGGCCGACTGGTCGCTGGCGCAGGTGGCCAAAAAGTTAGGCAAACAGGATGACTATGCTTACTTCAGCAAGCGTGGTCAGTACTATCAAAAATACTTTGATCCTAAGGCTGGTTTCATGCGCGGGCGCTTGTCTGAAACCGCATGGCGCACCCCATACAATCCATTCACATCAATACACGAGCACGGCGATTTTACCGAGGGTAATGGTTGGCAATATACCTTTATGGTACCGCAGGATGTGGAAGGCTTGATTAAATTACTGGGCGGTGATAAAGGCTTTAACCAAAAGCTCGATTCACTGTTTATAGCCAAAGGCGATATGGGCGCACGTGCATCAAATGATATTTCGGGTCTGATTGGGCAGTATGCCCATGGTAACGAGCCAAGTCATCACGTCACCTACATGTACGCCTATTCCGGTCAGCCCTGGAAAACGGCCGAAAAAGTGCGCTACATCATGAAAAACTTCTATACCACCAAACCTGATGGGATTATTGGTAATGAAGATGTGGGCCAAATGTCATCATGGTACGTGTTCTCGGCTTTGGGCTTTTACCCCGTAAACCCGGCCAATGGTAATTATGTATTTGGTAGCCCGTTGTTTGATGAAGCTTCAATCAAATTGCCTGGTGGTAAGAGCATGCGACTGGTTACCCGCAACAATAGCGACCAAAATATTTACATACAAAAAGTGACGTTAAACGGTAAAGCTTATCCTAAGTCGTACATTACCCATGCCGACTTGACGCAGGGTGGCGAATTGGTATTTGAGATGGGAAATAAGCCTAATGCAACCTGGGGTACAGCGCCGCAAGACCGTCCGTATTCTGCCAAACCTTAA
- a CDS encoding family 10 glycosylhydrolase, translating into MTSRRSFVATSLLGVAAAAQPFKSTGKEITLAPKKTVKHWVWTNPDEKDTEAELATRYKQYYEAGVRGMFFEADSEKHFRAAKAQKLEAHRWMWTMNRGEKSLLNAHPEWYAINRKGESCADKPPYVDYYRWLCPSKPEVLQYLKDQVNTILQKDYVDGIHLDYIRFCDVILPVNLWDKYKIEQTKELPEYDYCYCDVCRSKFKAWRGTDIKDIQFPEASLSWRLFRYNAINNVVNSLAVVAGSHKKAITAAVFPTPEVARRNVRQDWTNWNLTGICPMIYHGFYKEKVDWIGDAVTEGVHFLAGRFPLYAGLFLPDFANNQELHKGIELALQHGAAGVSLFGTPKQDVLDTLKAATASSLKMI; encoded by the coding sequence ATGACCAGCAGAAGAAGTTTTGTAGCCACCAGTTTATTGGGTGTAGCTGCCGCCGCGCAGCCGTTTAAAAGCACAGGTAAAGAAATTACGCTTGCGCCAAAAAAAACAGTTAAACATTGGGTGTGGACAAACCCCGACGAAAAAGATACTGAAGCAGAATTAGCTACACGCTACAAGCAGTACTACGAGGCGGGTGTACGCGGAATGTTTTTTGAGGCAGACAGTGAGAAGCATTTTCGTGCAGCGAAAGCTCAAAAGCTGGAAGCCCACCGCTGGATGTGGACCATGAATCGCGGCGAAAAATCTTTACTCAATGCTCATCCCGAATGGTATGCTATTAACCGCAAAGGCGAATCATGCGCTGATAAACCGCCTTACGTTGATTATTACCGCTGGTTGTGCCCGTCCAAGCCCGAAGTGTTGCAGTATTTAAAAGATCAGGTAAACACCATTTTGCAAAAAGATTATGTAGATGGCATTCACCTGGATTATATCCGTTTTTGCGATGTGATACTGCCGGTAAACTTGTGGGATAAATATAAAATTGAGCAAACCAAAGAGCTGCCCGAGTACGATTACTGTTATTGCGATGTATGCCGCAGTAAGTTTAAAGCATGGCGCGGAACAGATATTAAAGATATTCAGTTTCCGGAGGCCAGCCTTTCGTGGCGGCTGTTCAGGTACAATGCCATCAACAACGTGGTCAACAGTTTGGCCGTGGTAGCCGGTTCGCATAAAAAGGCAATTACTGCAGCGGTATTCCCGACGCCTGAGGTTGCCCGCCGTAACGTAAGGCAAGACTGGACCAACTGGAACCTGACCGGTATATGCCCCATGATTTACCATGGCTTTTATAAAGAAAAGGTAGACTGGATTGGCGATGCTGTAACCGAAGGTGTACACTTTTTGGCAGGCCGTTTTCCATTATATGCCGGGCTTTTTCTGCCGGATTTTGCTAACAACCAGGAACTGCACAAAGGTATTGAACTAGCGTTGCAGCATGGCGCTGCCGGTGTTTCGTTATTCGGTACACCCAAACAGGACGTGTTGGATACTTTAAAAGCTGCAACGGCGAGCAGTCTTAAAATGATATAA
- a CDS encoding carbohydrate-binding family 9-like protein: MKIIQLSISKKVTAGLWLMLLFTGSNAFAQQDFKGMEALFTKPKHYVVQHTKAMLTIDGNLQEPAWQSAAWTTDFVDIEGAKKPMPEFKTQVKMLWNDSTLFIAAKMQEPQVWATQMHHDDIIFKDNDFEVFIDPDNNTHQYFEIEINAVNKIFDLFLPKPYRNQGDALIGWNVEGLKTGVQIQGTLNNPADKDEGWTLEMAIPLKELRMGFPVTIPQEGAIWRINFSRVEWHIKPDGKRNVKLKGSDGRELPEENWVWSAPGIISMHAPERWGYLQFTRKPNTGFSLPYAELQRKWLWLVYYKQKEYQQKNKRYAATLTQLGINATPVIDGKKNTLQLEATSRQFKASVSTAGEPVIYINDEGLVETQKPKP; this comes from the coding sequence ATGAAAATAATACAGCTGTCTATAAGTAAAAAAGTAACAGCCGGTTTATGGCTGATGCTTTTGTTTACGGGATCAAACGCTTTTGCCCAACAGGATTTTAAAGGGATGGAAGCGCTGTTTACCAAACCTAAACATTATGTGGTGCAGCATACTAAAGCTATGCTTACCATAGATGGTAACCTGCAGGAGCCTGCCTGGCAGAGTGCAGCCTGGACAACTGATTTTGTAGATATAGAGGGCGCTAAAAAGCCGATGCCTGAGTTTAAAACGCAGGTGAAAATGCTGTGGAATGACTCGACACTGTTTATAGCCGCCAAAATGCAGGAGCCACAGGTGTGGGCTACCCAGATGCACCACGACGATATAATTTTTAAGGATAACGATTTTGAGGTGTTCATCGATCCGGACAACAATACGCACCAGTATTTCGAAATTGAGATTAATGCGGTGAATAAGATATTTGACTTGTTCTTGCCAAAACCATATCGTAACCAGGGAGATGCGCTGATTGGCTGGAACGTGGAAGGCCTGAAAACCGGCGTACAAATACAGGGAACGTTAAATAACCCGGCCGACAAAGATGAAGGCTGGACTTTAGAAATGGCTATCCCGCTTAAAGAACTGCGTATGGGCTTTCCGGTAACCATACCGCAGGAGGGTGCTATATGGCGCATCAATTTTTCGAGGGTGGAGTGGCATATCAAGCCTGACGGTAAGCGCAACGTAAAACTGAAAGGTTCCGACGGGCGCGAACTTCCCGAAGAAAACTGGGTGTGGTCTGCACCGGGCATCATTAGCATGCATGCTCCCGAGCGTTGGGGATATTTACAGTTTACCCGCAAGCCTAATACCGGGTTTAGTTTGCCCTACGCCGAATTGCAACGCAAATGGCTGTGGCTGGTGTACTATAAGCAGAAAGAATATCAGCAAAAAAACAAGCGCTATGCTGCAACATTAACACAACTTGGCATTAATGCAACGCCGGTGATTGATGGTAAGAAGAACACCTTGCAACTCGAAGCGACCAGCAGACAGTTTAAAGCAAGTGTAAGCACAGCCGGTGAGCCGGTAATTTATATTAATGATGAAGGATTAGTTGAAACGCAAAAGCCAAAACCATGA